In Luteitalea sp., a single window of DNA contains:
- a CDS encoding tyrosine-type recombinase/integrase encodes MPRKLREVAYCDKIDDVYYVFWYDKETRRTKRKSLDARDLDVAEDRFAEWLTHGRAFREKRIGLTVTQALDDYWREHVAVKVVDKDRAEDAITHLKEWFGDNQLAEVDIPASRAYAGARRSGKVGGGERRSIRQGSDSTIRRELVVLGAAARHALRWKRITANDLPQIELPAETRSEALADDKYLTREEYRWAVSQADGRLHDFMVLAYETASRRTAIETLTRFQIDLQNNRINLRNPNETDGQRRSTKRRVVVPLTTAARAVIEPRLLTLGPGETYLFGDPAPDLYWPFRSHMEAIGLGHKRNPHILRHSRATHLLQAGVSLWDVAKLLGDTVATVERVYGHFSPGFMAGTLEEKG; translated from the coding sequence ATGCCACGCAAACTCCGGGAAGTCGCCTACTGCGACAAGATCGACGACGTCTACTACGTCTTCTGGTACGACAAGGAGACGCGACGCACGAAGCGCAAGTCGCTGGATGCAAGAGACCTTGATGTGGCAGAGGATCGTTTCGCGGAATGGCTCACACACGGGCGGGCGTTCCGAGAGAAGCGGATCGGGCTCACGGTGACGCAGGCGCTCGACGACTACTGGCGCGAGCACGTCGCCGTGAAGGTGGTCGACAAGGACCGGGCGGAAGACGCCATCACACATCTGAAGGAGTGGTTCGGTGATAATCAATTGGCCGAGGTGGACATACCGGCAAGCCGCGCGTACGCGGGCGCCCGCCGGTCTGGTAAGGTGGGCGGAGGTGAACGGCGATCCATACGTCAGGGGTCCGATTCCACTATCCGCCGAGAGCTCGTCGTACTTGGAGCGGCTGCTCGCCATGCCCTCCGTTGGAAGCGCATCACGGCGAACGACCTCCCGCAGATCGAGCTCCCGGCCGAGACGCGCTCGGAAGCGTTAGCGGACGACAAGTACCTGACGCGCGAGGAATACCGTTGGGCTGTCTCCCAGGCCGACGGCCGGCTGCACGACTTCATGGTGCTGGCCTACGAGACCGCGAGCCGGCGTACCGCCATAGAGACGCTGACCCGCTTCCAGATCGATCTGCAGAACAACCGGATCAACCTCCGGAACCCCAACGAGACCGACGGCCAGCGGCGATCGACGAAGCGCCGGGTCGTCGTGCCGCTCACCACAGCAGCTCGGGCGGTGATAGAACCTCGGCTGCTGACGCTGGGGCCCGGGGAAACGTATCTGTTCGGCGATCCGGCGCCCGATCTGTATTGGCCTTTCAGGAGCCACATGGAAGCCATCGGGCTCGGGCACAAGCGGAACCCCCATATCCTTCGCCACTCCCGCGCTACACACCTGCTGCAAGCCGGCGTGTCGCTCTGGGACGTGGCGAAGCTCTTGGGCGATACAGTCGCTACGGTGGAGCGGGTGTACGGCCACTTCAGCCCCGGCTTCATGGCGGGGACGTTGGAGGAGAAGGGATGA
- a CDS encoding DUF2312 domain-containing protein, whose translation MTETAGHNSKEQIKAFVERVERLEEEKKAAADDIREVYQEVKGNGFDTKALRRVVALRKQDREKLKEHQAILETYLDALGMDWLL comes from the coding sequence ATGACCGAAACCGCAGGCCACAACAGCAAAGAGCAGATCAAGGCGTTCGTCGAGCGTGTCGAACGGCTGGAGGAGGAAAAGAAGGCAGCCGCGGACGACATCCGCGAAGTCTACCAAGAAGTCAAGGGCAACGGCTTCGACACCAAGGCGCTTCGCCGCGTCGTGGCACTGCGTAAGCAGGACCGCGAGAAGCTGAAGGAGCACCAGGCGATCTTGGAGACGTACCTGGATGCGCTCGGAATGGATTGGCTGCTGTGA
- a CDS encoding deoxynucleotide monophosphate kinase, with the protein MKRILIGFTGRIGAGKSTAARALYNRGFTRVRFAGPLKAMMACLGLSEQEVDGSLKEEPCDLLCGKTPRYAMQTIGTEWGRQMIGDDIWIRAFKRAVQDYPYRMLVCDDVRFQNEANAIRELGGAVVRVVRGDSAGAVGHASERQDFLADATLYNAGSVSEFIRDVVAYADTLRLGADIANPFAPRRQ; encoded by the coding sequence GTGAAGCGTATCTTGATTGGATTCACCGGCCGCATCGGCGCCGGCAAGAGCACGGCCGCGCGGGCGCTCTATAACCGCGGCTTCACGCGGGTTCGGTTCGCCGGCCCGCTGAAGGCCATGATGGCGTGCCTGGGGCTCTCCGAGCAGGAGGTGGACGGCAGCCTGAAGGAGGAGCCGTGCGATCTGCTGTGCGGCAAGACGCCCCGTTACGCCATGCAGACGATCGGCACTGAGTGGGGCCGGCAGATGATTGGTGACGACATCTGGATCCGGGCGTTTAAGCGTGCTGTGCAAGACTATCCATACCGTATGTTGGTTTGCGACGACGTGCGGTTTCAGAATGAAGCGAACGCGATTCGCGAGCTCGGCGGCGCGGTGGTGCGGGTGGTTCGGGGCGACTCGGCGGGGGCGGTGGGCCACGCCAGTGAGCGGCAGGACTTCCTGGCGGATGCGACGCTGTACAACGCGGGGTCGGTTTCCGAGTTCATACGCGACGTGGTGGCTTACGCAGACACGCTGCGGCTCGGCGCTGATATCGCGAATCCTTTTGCTCCGAGGAGGCAATGA
- a CDS encoding helix-turn-helix domain-containing protein has translation MMTRKRKKPPKTRARKAARTPEVKPSDSNRHVGVPRTPAYQNPPPGLVAPPPWAPIEAIRQDFASHLQAHMLRKGWNQSELARQAGLHMPSGKMGRDVVSGYLRGRNLPGPPHRKAICAALGISSEDLGHTILPTATGANAPPLLVTSAGDGYSWVRINMTLPADVGLRIQQLVENARPKN, from the coding sequence ATGATGACCAGGAAACGCAAAAAGCCACCCAAGACCCGCGCGAGGAAGGCCGCGCGGACCCCGGAGGTAAAACCCTCCGACAGCAACCGGCACGTAGGCGTGCCGCGCACTCCAGCCTACCAGAATCCCCCGCCGGGGCTCGTGGCACCACCCCCGTGGGCGCCCATAGAGGCAATCCGGCAGGACTTCGCATCTCACCTGCAAGCGCACATGCTCCGCAAAGGCTGGAACCAGAGTGAACTGGCCCGCCAGGCGGGGCTGCACATGCCATCTGGCAAAATGGGCCGTGATGTCGTTTCTGGGTACTTGCGCGGCCGCAACCTACCGGGGCCGCCGCATCGGAAAGCCATTTGCGCGGCCTTAGGGATCAGTTCGGAAGACCTGGGCCACACCATACTGCCGACCGCCACGGGTGCCAACGCTCCTCCCTTGCTCGTTACGAGCGCGGGCGATGGGTATTCGTGGGTGCGGATCAACATGACGCTGCCAGCCGACGTAGGGCTCCGTATCCAACAGTTGGTAGAAAATGCCCGGCCCAAGAACTAG
- a CDS encoding MerR family transcriptional regulator produces the protein MPGPRTSHVAARLGVSPRTVQRHVKEGLLTPAFRTAGGQARFTSEQVEQLSCHANSGKSPTATRSTTSTTSSGTTRRRDARSASRWMQETLMWQRIVSRNGSHTGGRSERSGSGSR, from the coding sequence ATGCCCGGCCCAAGAACTAGCCACGTTGCTGCGCGGCTTGGGGTGTCGCCCCGCACCGTGCAGCGGCACGTCAAGGAGGGCCTGCTGACCCCGGCGTTCAGAACCGCGGGCGGCCAGGCGAGGTTCACGAGTGAACAAGTAGAGCAACTGTCATGCCACGCAAACTCCGGGAAGTCGCCTACTGCGACAAGATCGACGACGTCTACTACGTCTTCTGGTACGACAAGGAGACGCGACGCACGAAGCGCAAGTCGCTGGATGCAAGAGACCTTGATGTGGCAGAGGATCGTTTCGCGGAATGGCTCACACACGGGCGGGCGTTCCGAGAGAAGCGGATCGGGCTCACGGTGA
- a CDS encoding DUF2815 family protein yields MVDFNTCVETKAGTLLLPKGRLSYPNLFVARAMKGEPAEKAMYGATILLPPGVDLKLAVAVVDKVVTEKWGAGAKVKKKPFLKSAEKMEDEELAKAFPIMIRSSSKQRPGIIFANCDPCTDEEEVYPGRWARLSVRAYCWDHPANGRGVSFGLSNVQLLEHDERIGGGRAKAEDEFSPVEVAGGDAGATADSIFGD; encoded by the coding sequence AAAGGCCGGCTCTCCTACCCGAACCTGTTCGTGGCTCGCGCCATGAAGGGCGAACCCGCCGAGAAGGCGATGTACGGCGCCACGATCCTGTTGCCCCCCGGTGTCGATCTGAAGCTCGCGGTCGCGGTGGTCGACAAGGTCGTCACCGAGAAATGGGGCGCCGGCGCGAAGGTGAAAAAGAAGCCGTTCCTGAAGTCGGCCGAGAAGATGGAAGACGAGGAGCTCGCCAAAGCGTTTCCCATCATGATTCGGTCGTCCAGCAAGCAGCGGCCGGGTATCATTTTTGCTAACTGCGATCCCTGCACCGACGAGGAGGAGGTCTACCCCGGCCGGTGGGCGCGCCTCAGCGTGCGTGCGTACTGCTGGGATCACCCCGCGAACGGCCGCGGCGTGTCGTTCGGCCTCTCGAACGTGCAGCTGCTCGAGCACGACGAGCGGATCGGCGGCGGTCGCGCCAAAGCCGAAGACGAGTTCTCGCCGGTCGAGGTTGCGGGTGGCGACGCCGGCGCGACGGCTGATTCGATCTTCGGTGATTGA
- a CDS encoding XRE family transcriptional regulator, with product MALSILHIDDETHSAVDLRKTGVHVYAEDETTDVWGMSYAFGDDPVQDWEAEDLFCPPEIVDHVRSGGLVCAHNAAFERAVWKYIKTRRYGWPEVPVEQWRCTMAAAYAMALPGALGDLAAALGLDIQKDMKGRALMMRMAKPRGRDAGGNLIWWDDEDRKQRLRLYRRQDVETERAIHKRLLPLRPSEQSLWHLDQEINDRGVHVDEALCQAALKIVGQTTDGLNAEVREVSGGEVGACSNVQEIAAFCAKRGIETETIRKDELAAILCKVIPDDARRVLELRQEAGKASVTKIKALLAGRSRDGRARGMLQFHAASTGRWAGRRFQPQNLKRPEIVTNEALTEQAIQLVLGGHTDAVEWLFGPPLSVVGDLVRSTVRAAPGHVLYVADFSAIEGRGRDWLTGEEWKLEAYRLYDAGLGPGIYEKTAGGILGKPPEDVTKEERQPYGKVAELALGFQGGVGAFQTMAHTYGVKVTDEEAEAIKAAWREKHPRTKQFWYDIDEAAIRAVSTPGETIPCGRLAFKVAGSFLFMRLPSGRCLCYPYPRVEWVDTPWGSRKQALTFKSVLTPFNQKRRTGDPSDTPKWGRISTYGGSLTENAVQAIARDVMAEAMVRVEAEGYPVVLSVHDEVVSERPEGSGSVVDFRHLMSVVPDWAEGFPIAAEAWAGVRYRKG from the coding sequence GTGGCTCTCTCCATTCTCCACATCGACGATGAAACCCACAGCGCCGTCGACCTGCGGAAGACCGGCGTTCACGTCTATGCGGAGGATGAGACCACCGACGTGTGGGGCATGTCGTACGCCTTCGGCGATGACCCCGTGCAGGACTGGGAAGCTGAAGATCTGTTCTGCCCGCCCGAGATCGTCGACCATGTCCGATCCGGCGGGTTGGTCTGCGCCCATAACGCGGCGTTTGAACGCGCAGTCTGGAAGTACATCAAGACCCGGCGCTACGGCTGGCCGGAGGTTCCGGTTGAACAATGGCGCTGCACGATGGCGGCCGCCTACGCGATGGCGCTGCCTGGCGCACTGGGCGACTTGGCGGCGGCGCTGGGTCTCGACATCCAGAAGGATATGAAAGGCCGCGCGCTGATGATGCGCATGGCCAAGCCGCGCGGCCGAGACGCCGGCGGCAACCTGATCTGGTGGGACGACGAAGACCGCAAACAGCGGCTTCGCCTATACCGCCGCCAGGACGTGGAGACCGAGCGGGCTATCCATAAGCGCCTCTTGCCGCTCCGGCCGTCCGAGCAGTCCTTGTGGCATCTCGATCAGGAAATCAACGACCGCGGGGTCCACGTCGACGAGGCGCTTTGCCAAGCAGCCCTGAAGATTGTCGGGCAAACGACTGACGGGCTGAACGCCGAGGTGCGCGAAGTCTCCGGCGGCGAGGTGGGCGCGTGCTCGAACGTGCAGGAGATCGCGGCGTTCTGCGCCAAGCGCGGTATCGAGACCGAAACCATTCGTAAGGATGAACTCGCCGCGATCTTATGCAAGGTTATCCCCGACGACGCGCGCCGCGTGCTGGAGCTCCGCCAGGAGGCCGGCAAGGCGTCGGTCACCAAGATCAAGGCGCTGCTCGCCGGTCGCTCGCGCGATGGCCGCGCCCGGGGGATGCTGCAGTTCCACGCCGCGTCGACTGGCCGCTGGGCGGGGCGCCGGTTCCAGCCGCAGAATTTGAAGCGGCCAGAAATCGTTACGAATGAGGCACTTACCGAGCAGGCGATTCAGCTAGTCCTGGGAGGCCATACGGATGCCGTGGAGTGGCTGTTCGGGCCACCGCTGTCTGTGGTGGGAGACCTGGTTCGCTCCACTGTGCGGGCCGCGCCGGGGCACGTTTTGTACGTCGCGGACTTCTCGGCGATCGAGGGCCGCGGTCGTGATTGGCTTACGGGTGAAGAATGGAAATTAGAAGCGTACCGACTGTATGACGCAGGGCTTGGCCCCGGCATCTACGAGAAGACCGCCGGTGGGATTCTGGGGAAGCCCCCGGAGGATGTGACGAAAGAGGAGCGGCAACCGTACGGCAAAGTCGCGGAGCTCGCGCTGGGCTTTCAGGGCGGCGTCGGCGCCTTCCAGACGATGGCGCATACCTACGGGGTCAAGGTCACCGACGAGGAAGCCGAGGCGATCAAGGCCGCCTGGCGAGAGAAGCACCCCCGCACGAAGCAGTTCTGGTACGATATCGACGAAGCGGCGATCCGGGCGGTCAGCACTCCAGGGGAAACGATCCCATGCGGCCGGCTCGCCTTCAAGGTGGCGGGCAGCTTCTTGTTCATGCGGCTGCCGAGTGGCCGCTGTCTCTGCTACCCCTACCCGCGGGTCGAGTGGGTCGATACCCCGTGGGGCTCGCGCAAGCAGGCGCTCACCTTCAAGTCGGTGCTGACGCCGTTCAACCAGAAGCGCCGCACCGGGGATCCGAGCGACACCCCCAAGTGGGGCCGGATTTCGACGTACGGGGGCTCTTTGACGGAGAACGCCGTCCAGGCGATCGCCCGCGACGTGATGGCCGAGGCGATGGTGCGGGTCGAGGCCGAGGGCTATCCGGTCGTTCTTTCTGTTCACGACGAGGTGGTGTCCGAGCGGCCGGAGGGTTCCGGCAGCGTCGTTGATTTCCGCCATTTGATGTCGGTCGTGCCGGATTGGGCCGAAGGGTTCCCGATCGCCGCCGAGGCGTGGGCTGGCGTCCGGTACAGGAAGGGATGA